CCGCCGTGCTCATCGCCGGCTCGCTGTCGCTGCAGGACATCGTGCGGTCCCAGGGGGGGCTGTTCGGGATCTTCGGGTGGAACCTGTTCCACAACCCCTTCACCTTCTTCTCCTTCTTCCTCTACTTCACGGCGGCGCAGGCCGAGACGAACCAGACCCCGTTCGACCTTCCCGAAGCCGAATCGGAGCTGGTCTCCGGCTACAACGTGGAATACTCCGGGATCCGCTTCGGCCTCTTCTTCCTGGCGGAGTTCGGCGACATGTTCATCGTGGCGGCGCTGTCCACCGCCTGCTTCCTGGGCGGGTGGAACGTCCCGTTCTTCCACGTCGGGACGCTTCCGTGGATCTGGGGAAACCTGCTCTCCCTCGGCGTCTTCCTCGCGAAGGCGTTCACGATGGTGCTGATCATGATGTGGGTCCGCTGGACGCTGCCCCGGCTGCGCGTGGACCAGTTGATGCGGATGTCGTGGAAATACCTGGTGCCGCTGACGTTCGTCAACCTCCTCGGGGTGTCCCTCTGGCTCCTGGTCTTCCAGGGCAAGGGGATCCCCGGGATGATCGCGTCGCTGTTCGGATGAGACCATGGGCCTGAAGGCATATCTGAACGACATCGTCGAGGCCGTGGTCACCACGGCGAAAGGGATGCGGATCACCGCGCGGTACGGCGTGGATCCGAAGGAAGAGGTCACGCTGCAATACCCCGAGGAGCGGTGGGAAATCCCCCAGGGATACCGCGGCTTCCTCCACAACGACATCAAGACCTGCATCTCGTGCTCCATGTGCGTGAAGGTGTGCCCCGTCGACTGCATCTCATTGGAAGCGGTGCGGGGGGCGGACAAGAAGATGGTCCTCGCCTCCTACGACATCAACATCGGGCGGTGCATGTATTGCGGGCTGTGCGTCGAGGTGTGCCCACCGAAGTCGCTGAAGCACACGGCTGGCTACGAGATGGCGTCGGAGACCCGCGGCGAGCTGATCCTCCACTTCATCGCGGAGGACGCGGCGGAGGTGAAGGCCCGCGTTGCGCGCCAGGTGGCCGAGGCGGCAGCGAAGGCCGAAGCGGCGAAAGCCGTCGACTTGTCCGCCGAAGCTGCCAAGGCCGGCGGTGATGATCCGAAGGCAGCGAAGGCGGAAGCCCCGAAAGCAGCCCCGGAGAAAAAGGAATGAGCGGACCCGCCGATGCCATCTTCTACGCCGCCGCGGCGATGACGGTGGGGGCGGCCATCCTCGTGGCCGTTCTCCCGAACATCCTCTACGCGGCCGTGGCGCTCCTGTTCTCCTTCGCCGGCGTGGCGGGGCTGTACATCCTCCTTTCCGCGGATTTCCTCGCCGCGACCCAGGTCCTGGTCTACGTGGGGGGCATCATCGTCCTGCTCCTGTTCGCCGTCTTCCTGTCGAACCGGATCTCCGACGCGAAGATCACCAACCCCACCCACTTCCGCCTTCCCGCCGCGGCGATCTGCCTGGTCCTGTTCGGCGTGCTTTCGTACGCCGCCGTGTCGACCCCCTACGCCGTGAAGAAGGGGACCTATCTCCCCACCACCGCGGACATCGGCGAGCTGCTGATGACCCGCTACCTGCTCCCGTTCGAGGTCGCTT
The sequence above is a segment of the bacterium genome. Coding sequences within it:
- the nuoH gene encoding NADH-quinone oxidoreductase subunit NuoH, whose product is MVAAAAVVLVFALTFEGVGSLVLRKVAGDIQARIGPNRVGPNGVLQFLADGVKLVLKEDIIPANADRLLFKLAPYFVFVGSFAAFVVVPFGVGLIAADLNIGIYYVMAVTSLVVIGVLLAGWASNNKWALLGGMRAAAQIVSYEIPVGMALIPAVLIAGSLSLQDIVRSQGGLFGIFGWNLFHNPFTFFSFFLYFTAAQAETNQTPFDLPEAESELVSGYNVEYSGIRFGLFFLAEFGDMFIVAALSTACFLGGWNVPFFHVGTLPWIWGNLLSLGVFLAKAFTMVLIMMWVRWTLPRLRVDQLMRMSWKYLVPLTFVNLLGVSLWLLVFQGKGIPGMIASLFG
- a CDS encoding NADH-quinone oxidoreductase subunit I — protein: MGLKAYLNDIVEAVVTTAKGMRITARYGVDPKEEVTLQYPEERWEIPQGYRGFLHNDIKTCISCSMCVKVCPVDCISLEAVRGADKKMVLASYDINIGRCMYCGLCVEVCPPKSLKHTAGYEMASETRGELILHFIAEDAAEVKARVARQVAEAAAKAEAAKAVDLSAEAAKAGGDDPKAAKAEAPKAAPEKKE
- a CDS encoding NADH-quinone oxidoreductase subunit J, producing the protein MSGPADAIFYAAAAMTVGAAILVAVLPNILYAAVALLFSFAGVAGLYILLSADFLAATQVLVYVGGIIVLLLFAVFLSNRISDAKITNPTHFRLPAAAICLVLFGVLSYAAVSTPYAVKKGTYLPTTADIGELLMTRYLLPFEVASVLLLAALIGAALLSRPDRATAGKGDMEEGDMEEGKK